In Brachypodium distachyon strain Bd21 chromosome 5, Brachypodium_distachyon_v3.0, whole genome shotgun sequence, the genomic window GGTACACGACAAGCAATATGTTGCACATGACTATTGAGTATTGACAGCTACCACAAAATATTTAATCATTTAACTGATCTTCAAACTTGAAAGTGCATACTGCTTTTAACATTGATATTGGCGGCAGGTTTAGAATGGAAAACTTCAGATTGCTTAGTATTCTATGAAAAATTgtataagattttttttgcaaaattgttCCAGTTGATAAAGGTTTCTCTTGGTCATTAAGTTGCGTTTTGCACATTTTACCCTTTTGTATTTGTATGTTTCCTTGTAGCAGGCACGTCTGATTCTAGAAACAACTGGAAAGAATTCACACTGATAGTGTTCATAATCATACCGTGATCGATCTGATCATAAAGCATGGCCCTGGAAAGTGGAAACAATAACACAGCTTGAAGGTGTGACCTTCATAACTGAAGTTAAGAGCTGATGTTCCAAGCGCTATCTTTGTGTTTATCTGCTACACATGGAATGATTTAAAGGTCAGATCTTTTTTACTTGCTGCTTAGGTAGAGCACCGGACTTCTCCTACCGTTTCCAAACTAAGCAGAAAGGTTGTATATATTGTTTTGTCTTTTGTGTTCCGAACATTGCCAGTACAGTGATTCATTTCCAAGTACAAATAGGTTTATCTTTAGGCTCAGTGGAGACTAATTGGCATTGTAGCACAATGTCATCTTTGGATCCATTTTAGTTCCTTTTCCAAAGGTAAAGGTTTAATCCTTTAATTTGTACCTGGTTGATTTATAGATGAATAATTGTTAatagaaatttcaaaatatttgaaaaCATTTCTGTTCATATCATTCCAAATATTACAAGCTTTGTGGTAATTATGCTGCAATCCTGTTGTTCTCAGGTTCAAATGATTTTAGTTTTAAGTTATCATGTAATTCTGCCTTTAGTCGTTTGACAGTTTGTTAATGCTCATTTGAATATCTAAATTCATAGTACTGCATTTCATGCTTGCGGGACCAAGGAAGTATAGATGCTACCACCTCCATCCATACTGACTTTTGTTCACCCAAATTGGTTACTGTTCTCCTGCTCTTCATCCATGCAGGGTGCAAGGGAAGCTCCGAATTCTGTTTTAAACTTTTGTGGCTTGTTTGCTGCAGCATTCTTGGCTGATATTGAGGTGTAAATTGTGACAAAAAGGATCCTAGTTTACCCATAAGAGATCACCGTATGGATCATGGCATTGACCTCAAAACATCGATGGCTCGTGAAATTACTAAAGGTTTGGTCAACGTCAAGATATATGGTGTTAGCCTGACCTCGAGCAAAGGGGACAGATTTGATTAAAATTCTACACTGGGATTATTTTTAACTCTACTTTtagaaaacatattttttgtcGATTTACACGATATTGTGGTGAACACTCCTCTATGTCCAGCAACACCTTTGCAGAGATGTTATGTAACAGTTGACTCTAGATCCAGAGAGATAAACTGAATTTAAGGAGATTCGGACTCCTCCAGGACTGGTGAATGGTAACGAGTGTACAATGCACTGGTCTTTATTCTTTCTTACAAGGGACACTCACCCTCGGCTAAGTTTCTTAGATGTATCTTTACGGTTTATATTAGGTTAAGTGAAAGCTACACTAAACTTCTGGAAATTAAGATATAAACGACGAAGTATCAAAGCCGAATCGCCAAAGAAAGCAAATAGATGAACAAAAAGAACGGAAACTGAAAATTGGCTGTGCAGTCTTTCAGATCCCAGGTCAAACAAGCGGGGTCTCTGATGATCTGATCTCAGTAAAATATTTTTCCAATCGCCCGCTTGCATGCAGCAGTAAGATACTGTAAAAGGGTGGGTCTCAGACTCTCAGTGCTTCAGTCCGCTTGCCCACTCAAACTCGTCTCATTGGACCGACGTTGTGGGCCCGCTTCATTTCTTTCCGGGCAACCTTCTCTTCCCGTGCGGGTCCCGCCTCACGGCAACGTGTAACGCGCCGAGGTGACGGAGCCGTGAGAGAGCCGTAACGCCCCGTGGCTCGCCTCCGTTCCCCGTCACCATAACCTACCTCACAGCGGTTCTGCCGCGGCACCCAGCGCGCCGGGGGTAACGTCGTCACCctaacgccgccgccgtggccggaAGCGGAGCCCGCGCGGGTTGCCCTAACGCCGCCGTCCATCCATGGCCTCCTGCGACGACGACTTCGGCCTCCTCGGTGACGACGCCCACCCCGCTCCCCAGCCTTCCGCCCagccgcccccgccgcagcAGGCCCAGACCTTCTGCTTCGTCGACGCCCCGGCCacgggctccggctccggccccTTCGTGCCGGCCCAGGAGGAGGGCAACCACAGCTCCGAGCGCGGGAAGGCGTCGCACCACTCCAAGAGGCGGAGGGAGCGCGCGGAGGAGTTCAGCGATGGGGGCGAGTACTGTTCCTacatcagcagcagcgccgGGGGGAGGAagggccgtggcggcggcggcggcggttcctCCGACTACCGGAAGGACCGGGAGGAGTGGACGGACGGCGCCATCAGCAGCCTCCTCGACGCATACACGGAGCGGTTCGAGCAGCTCAACCGCGGGAACCTGCGGGGGCGGGATTGGGAGGACGTCGCCGCTGCCGTGACCGACGGGCAGGGCAAAGGCGGCGCTGGCAAGAGCGTTGAGCAGTGTAAGAATAAGATCGACAACCTCAAGAAGCGCTACAAAGTAGAGTGCACACgcaacggcggcgccggtgccgcctcTGTCAGCCACTGGCCCTGGTACAGGCAGATGGAGCAAATCATCGGCAACTCCTCGTCGCCCGGCACCTCCAAGCCACTGGCGCCCACCAACGACGAGAAGCCGCGGCAACTGCTGCAGAACGCCAACAAAAGGTGTCTCATTTTTGCATCTTTGCTGTGATTAGTTTAGGGATCTTGGTCGAGAATCCAGAGACGAACTGATGTTTTCCATTTTCAGGTACCCTTCTTCCGGTACTGGCCCTCCTACCATGGTTCCCTGTTCCAGATTGACCCCTCTCTCAAATCCGAAATGGAAGAGGGTGCTCCTAAAGATTGGGGGCACTGCATTGGCTGGAGAAGCTCCTCACAATGTTGACCCAAAGGTAGTTTTTGTTACATATGGAATCATCTTTTCAATGCTGTCCTGAATTTTCCACACACAGCTTTGTGATCTTGCCAGGTAATCATGCTGATTGCCAGAGAAGTTCAAGTGGCGTGCCGCCATGGTGTTGAGGTAAATCCATTGTACAGATCTATTTTGCAAATATGAAGCGATGCTTTTCAAGCTAATATTGCATTTTGTTCAATAAGGTGGCTATTGTCATGGGAGCTCGGAATATATTCTGTGGCGACAATTGGGTTGCTGCCACAGGCACTGATAGAGCTTCCACACACCCTGTTGGGTAATTGTCTCATAATTCAATGTCATTGTTACCATTTTATTTAATATTTCACCATTGTTGTTTTCCTGCTCACACTATGCAATTGGGGTTTCATGTTAGAATGTAAAATGAATTTTGAGGAACCTATAGAAATGGGAAAAACATTATTGTTACATGTGGTATTGAGTTTATTGTGAATCTTCCCAGCATTTAAGCATTAATACCACGTGCAATGTTATGTGCTTATATTACTTAATCCATTCATGGTTTTGAAAACATAGCTTGACCACTAATGTTTTTGTTAATACATTTATAAAACCTGGCAAAACTATAGTATGTCGTGGAATTGTTTTCCGAAAGAAATGTACTCCTATCATTTTCATAGGATATGTATATTTACAAGTATATTGTTTCTCAGAACTAAAATTGTTTGACTGCTTGCGTACTAGGATAGGACACGTTTTTAACTCGAGGGGTAGTATATATAGGGTTTTATCTTTCATTTTGTTCCAGTTCATGGTCAAAGACTGGTCTGATCTGTGTGTCAGCAAAACTACTTTGGAACTGTTCTTCACATGCTTCTTTTTGTGTATCATGAATTTGCGCCCAGGCATCTCTATTAGCAAGTGCAAGTATAAATCTGTAGGTTCCACTGAAGCACATGTGATTAGAGGCGTAATCAGAATTTAATGTCAATGTAGTGACTCACCAATCTTGCAGACCTTTTGTATAATCCAGTTATTATACAACTAGATAGTCCTTTGTGCTTTTTTTGTTGCTGCTCTAGAACGACCTGACAGAGTCAATCTCTTAGTTAGAGTTTTATCCCCTTGTTTTTTTAGTTAATAATTTCATGCGGCATTGGTCCCAAATAAACTCTACAAGAGTTGCATGATGTTTTGTCCTTTTGATCTTTACCGCACATAACCATTAGGTGTAGGCTGTAGGTAGTGCTCAACAAACTATTGTTTGATCTTCATTTCACCTCCATCCTATTGGTTCAGTTCATCAGAATTGGTAGCTTTTATATGTATCTCTTTGGTTCAATCGTCAATTAAGTATTTATTTCCTGCTAATAACAACCAGCAAGCTTGCATTACTTTTCTCGTGGATCTGACTTTCCTTCTGTGCTACTCAAGAATGTGTCATGGCTTGCTACGTGTGTATCTATTTATACGGTTTAAATATTGTCAGAATGATGGCAGCAGTGATGAATGCAGTATTGCTTCAAGCATCACTAGAAAAAATAGGTGTGGAGACACGAGTCCAGACTGCACTGATGATGCAAGAGGTAGCAGAACCATACATAAGAAGGCGAGCCATGCGCCATCTTCAAAAAGGAAGGGTAGTTATCTTTGGTGGAATTGGTGCTTGCATAGGAAATCCACTTTTCACAACAGATACCGCTGCTGCACTGAGAGCTTCTGAAAGTATGTTGATGAGACCCTCTTCCACACCCCTTCCTGTTCCTTCTAAAGGCTTGCTCACACTTCCATCTTTGCTTCCTTATATGTGTATTTTCTTTCCCCGGTTTCTATGAGAACATCAGCTGTTATGGAGACGAAATCTGACTAGCTGTGCTGTCAACCAGTCAATGCAGATGTTGTCCTGAAAGGTATTGCTGGAGATGATGAATATGGTTGTCCTCCTAGAAGCAACAGTAATGCACTATTTGAGCACATCTCATTTAGGGAGTTAGCGGCAAGAGGAACAAGCAGCATGGATATGACAGCAATTACATGTTGTGAGGAGAACAATATTCCTGGTTAGTTTCTCCATGAATTTGTCATTACAAAGTTGTGTCGACACCTTGTCCGGCAGTGTAcgtaaatatattttttgcatGTTTGTTTCTTTCAGTTGTCATCTTTAACATGTTAGAGCCTGGTAACATCTCAAGAGCGATTTGTGGAGATCAAGTAGGTACTTTAGTTGACCAATCAGGAAGGATTACTTAAATTACAAGGCATGGTGGATTAGCTGTGGTGTAGCACTGGGACATTCTTATAGTCCCGGTGGCATCATGCATGTTCTTTGCCTGCATGGAAAGAAGGGCCACGCCTTGATTTGCATGAGATACTTGTTGTGTAGTATCTGTTGTAGTGGCAACTCTCTGCAATGAGAAATTGTTTATCTGTTGTGTCTGTCTGTAATGTGATTGTTAGATTAGTTGAAGTGTATGTACCCAGTTCAGAATGTAGCGTTGTAACTCTGTCGTTTGAGATGTAGTGTTGtatttggagaaaaaaatagTTTAGCGACCTTTACTGCTCTATTAAGTGAGTGTCCAGCAAGTATATTCTTGTGCTGTTGTCTTCAGTGAACCAAGATGGGTATTTATGAGGTAGtagcatatttattttatctgGGAAAGGCAGCAGCTATTGTATCTGCAAAATCCGGTTATGGGAAAATGTCACTTTTCCACGCCAGTTAGCCCATGATGCAATATCATTGGTTTCAATCAGGAGCGTCTTACGGAATATatgttcctttttatttttgttgaaaaaacACTTTTTTACACTTGTTGAAAAGACTCTTTATTAAGTAAAGATGGTTACAACCTTTGCTGAATATAAGTTGTTACCGTTGTGGTGGCGGTATGTTTTTTCATTACATATTAGAAGACTGAATCTTGGTTCCTAATCTTGTGTGGCTCCTAAGCTGACCTGTTGATACTGAACCCTCGAAGAAGACACCTTTTTCTCAGAGATGAATTCTCTGAACAGGATCCGTAATATGgcatattttaattttgtgaGAGATGATTTGGCCGAGCCTTTGGACTGCTCTTGTGTTCATCCCTAACCTGGCTTGTGCGTCGACATTCAAAATAATGTGCTCACAGCTAACCTGTGCAGCATAATGTGCTTTGTGGTATCTGCaactgatgatggtacatctCGTGTCCATGAAAAAGAT contains:
- the LOC100840998 gene encoding uncharacterized protein LOC100840998 isoform X1, with amino-acid sequence MASCDDDFGLLGDDAHPAPQPSAQPPPPQQAQTFCFVDAPATGSGSGPFVPAQEEGNHSSERGKASHHSKRRRERAEEFSDGGEYCSYISSSAGGRKGRGGGGGGSSDYRKDREEWTDGAISSLLDAYTERFEQLNRGNLRGRDWEDVAAAVTDGQGKGGAGKSVEQCKNKIDNLKKRYKVECTRNGGAGAASVSHWPWYRQMEQIIGNSSSPGTSKPLAPTNDEKPRQLLQNANKRYPSSGTGPPTMVPCSRLTPLSNPKWKRVLLKIGGTALAGEAPHNVDPKVIMLIAREVQVACRHGVEVAIVMGARNIFCGDNWVAATGTDRASTHPVGMMAAVMNAVLLQASLEKIGVETRVQTALMMQEVAEPYIRRRAMRHLQKGRVVIFGGIGACIGNPLFTTDTAAALRASEINADVVLKGIAGDDEYGCPPRSNSNALFEHISFRELAARGTSSMDMTAITCCEENNIPVVIFNMLEPGNISRAICGDQVGTLVDQSGRIT
- the LOC100840998 gene encoding uncharacterized protein LOC100840998 isoform X2; amino-acid sequence: MASCDDDFGLLGDDAHPAPQPSAQPPPPQQAQTFCFVDAPATGSGSGPFVPAQEEGNHSSERGKASHHSKRRRERAEEFSDGGEYCSYISSSAGGRKGRGGGGGGSSDYRKDREEWTDGAISSLLDAYTERFEQLNRGNLRGRDWEDVAAAVTDGQGKGGAGKSVEQCKNKIDNLKKRYKVECTRNGGAGAASVSHWPWYRQMEQIIGNSSSPGTSKPLAPTNDEKPRQLLQNANKRLTPLSNPKWKRVLLKIGGTALAGEAPHNVDPKVIMLIAREVQVACRHGVEVAIVMGARNIFCGDNWVAATGTDRASTHPVGMMAAVMNAVLLQASLEKIGVETRVQTALMMQEVAEPYIRRRAMRHLQKGRVVIFGGIGACIGNPLFTTDTAAALRASEINADVVLKGIAGDDEYGCPPRSNSNALFEHISFRELAARGTSSMDMTAITCCEENNIPVVIFNMLEPGNISRAICGDQVGTLVDQSGRIT